The genome window CTCGGCGCGGCAAACGGGCCACCATTGTAAGTCGGCATCCCGGCCGGGACCGCCGCGTGCCGTCACGGTGCCGGTCGCAGCCGGAACCCGCATTGATCTGGATCAAGGCCGCGCGCGCGGCGGAAGCGGAACATCGGCGTCAACCTACCGCCACCCGGCCACCCAGATGCATATTTTCCACGAGGTAGCGCAGCCATGATCGACACAACTGTCGTCGAGTTGTCGCGGCTGCAATTCGCCATGACCGCGATGTACCACTTCCTGTTCGTGCCGCTCACCCTCGGCCTGTCGTTCATGATCGCGATCATGGAGAGCGTGTTCGTCATGACCCGCAAGGAAGTCTGGCGGCGCATGACGCTGTTCTGGGGCGTGCTGTTCGGCATCAACTTCGCGATGGGCGTGGCCACCGGCATCGTCATGGAATTCCAGTTCGGCATGAACTGGTCGTACTACAGCCATTACGTCGGCGACATCTTCGGCGCGCCGCTGGCGATCGAGGGATTGATGGCGTTCTTCCTGGAAGCCACCTTCATCGGCCTGTTCTTCTTCGGCTGGAACAAGCTGTCGCCGGTCAAGCACTTGATGGTGACCTGGCTGATGGCGCTGGGCACCAACCTGTCGGCGGTGTGGATCCTGATCGCCAACGGCTGGATGCAGAATCCGACCGGCGCGGTGTTCAACCCGGACACGATGCGCATGGAAGTGGTCGATTTCATGGCGGTGGTGTTCAACCCGGTGGCGCAGGCCAAGTTCGTGCACACGGTCAGCGCCGGCTACGTGACCGGCGCGGTGTTCGTGATGTCGATCAGCGCGCTGTTCCTGCTGCGCGGCACGCACCGCGACATCGCCCGGCGCTCGTTCGCGGTGGCCGCCGCGTTCGGCCTGGCGTCCTCGCTGTCGGTGGTGGTGCTCGGCGACGAGAGCGGGTATGCCGCCAACGAACACCAGAAGATGAAGCTGGCCGCGATCGAGGCGATGTGGGAGACCGAGCAGGCCCCGGCCGACTTCACCGCCTTCGGCATTCCCAACCAGGCCACCGGCAAGAACGACTACGCCATCAAGGTGCCGTACCTGATGGGGCTGGTCGCCACGCGCTCGCTGGACACGCCGATTCCCGGCATTCTGGAACTGGTCGGCCGTGCCGAGCACCGCATCCGCGGCGGGCAGATCGCCTACGGCGCGCTGGAGCGGCTCAAGGCCGACCGCAACGACGTGCAGGCGCGCGAGGTGTTCGACCGCCACTGGCAGGACCTGGGCCACGGCCTGCTGCTCAAGCGCTACCGCGACGACATCCTCAACGCCACCCCGGAAGAAATCTCCAAGGCCGCGCTGGACACCGTGCCACGCGTGCTGCCGCTGTTCTGGACGTTCCGGGTCATGGCCGGCCTGGGCTTCTACCTGATCGCCTTCTTCATCGCCGCGATGTGGTTCTCGTGCAAGCACACCTTCGAGGATAAGCGCTGGTTCCTGACGCTGGCGCTGTGGTCCCTGCCGGCGCCGTGGATCGCGATCGAATGCGGCTGGTTCGTCGCCGAGTACGGCCGCCAGCCGTGGGCGGTGGAAGGCGTGCTACCCACGTTCTACGCCGCCTCCGGCCTGGCCCTGCACGAGATCGTGATCACCCTGGCCGGCTTCGTGGCGATCTACACCGTGCTGCTGGTCATCGAGATCAAATTGATGCTCAAGGCGATCGGCAAGGGCCCGGACCATCTGCCCGCGCTGCTGCAGCCGACCCCGCGCCCCGCCGCGCCTATTGCCGCCACCGCGGCCGCCGGTCAACGCTGATCCCGGCAGGAGAATGACGATGGACTTCATTGCATTGGACTACACCACGCTGCGCCTGATCTGGTGGTTGCTGCTCGGCATCCTGCTGATCGGTTTCGCGGTGATGGACGGTTTCGACCTGGGCGTCGGCGCGCTGCTGCCGTTCGTGGCCAAAAACGACGCCGAACGCCGGCTGGTGGTGAACACCATCGGCCCGGTCTGGGAAGGCAACCAGGTCTGGCTGGTGCTCGGCGGCGGCGCGATCTTCGCCGCCTGGCCGCCGCTGTACGCGGTCAGCTTCTCCGGCTTCTACCTGGCCATGTTCGTGATCCTGTTCGCGCTGATCCTGCGCCCGGTCGGCTTCAAGTTCCGCGGCAAGCTGCCCAGCCAGCGCTGGCGCAACGGCTGGGACTGGGCGCTGTTCATCGGCGGCTTCATTCCGGCGCTGATCATGGGCGTGGCGGTGGGCAACGTGCTGCTGGGCGTGCCATTCCACTTCGACGACACGCTGCGGGTGTTCTACACCGGCAGCTTCTTCGGCCTGCTGATGCCGTTCGCGCTGCTCGCCGGCCTGCTCAGCGTGAGCATGCTGGTGGCGCACGGCGCGGCGATGCTGGCACTGAAGACCGACGGCCCGGTGGCCGAGCGCGCGGCCCGCTACGGCAGCGTGGCGGCACTGGTGGCCTGTGCGCTGTTCGCCGTCGGCGGCGTGTGGGTGGTGCTGGGCCTGCCCGGCTACGTGGTGACCTCGCCGGTGGTCACCGACGGCGCCACCAACCCGCTGCTGAAGACCGCGGTGCTCGGCGAGGTCGGCGGCTGGATGCGCAACTACCAGGCGATGCCGCTGACCGCGCTGGCGCCGATGGCCGGCCTGCTCGGCCTGCTGCTCAGCGCGCTGCTGCTGCACAAGCGGCGCGGCGGGCTGGCCTTTCTCGCCTCGGGCACGGCCATCGCCGGCATCATCCTCACCGTCGGCTTTGCGATCTTCCCGTTCCTGCTGCCCTCCTCCAGCCAGCCCGGCTCCAGCCTGACCGTGTGGGACGCCTCAAGCAGCCGCCTGACCCTGTGGATCATGCTGCTGGCCACCACGCTGTTCCTGCCGATCATCATTGGCTACACCACCTGGGTGTACCGGGTGCTGAAGGGCAAGGTCAGCGCCGAATCGCTGGACGACAACCCCAACGCGTACTGACGCGCCCACCCCATCCATTTAGGAGATCGCAGCATGTGGTATTTCGCCTGGATTCTCGGTGTCGGCCTGGCCTCCACCGCCGCCATCCTCAACGGCATGTGGTTCGAGGCCCGCGAGGGCGCCGCCCTCGAGGCCAAGGACTGAAATTTTTTCGCAAAGGATCTTGCCGAATGCGGGCGAGCCCCGTATCATGTGCGGCTCCTTCGGGGTGTAGCTCAGTCTGGTAGAGCGCTACGTTCGGGACGTAGAGGTCGCAGGTTCGAATCCTGTCTCCCCGACCAGTTTCAAGGTCACAAGAAGCCTGGAAAACCTCAGTTTTCCGGGTTTTTTTGTGTCCGCACACCGCGGCACGGCAACGCCGCCGCAAAGAACCGGCCGGCCGCCAGCGGCAGCGCAGTCGCACGCGCCGCGCGCCGCACGCACCTCCTTGGTCAGCGCGCTGCGGCAGGCTGCGGCCGCGCGAGCATGCCGTTTGCGGCAACGACCCGATGTGCCGGCAGAACGCGCGAACCGACGCGCGGCGATGCAACCGACCGCGCGCATGCGCGATCGGCGAGGAACGCGCGACGCTGCGCGCCGATCATCAACGTGAATGGCTCCATTGGGCCATTGCACGCGCCGGTTCGCTTCGCAGACAAATCCGGCGCCGAATTCGCATAGGGCAGCACCGCTTCGGAATCGCGCCATTGCGTTCCAGGCTGACTACTAAGCTGCGCGTCGCGTTTATCCAGACGCTTCAAATACTTTCTATGGATACTAAAAAATCATGCATGCATCTCCATCGATAACCTCATCACACACCACTCCGCTGATCATACAGGCGCAGAATGCGCCCATCGACGTAAACGCATCGCAGCACGACCCGGAACAGGGCAACGTCGGTAATGACGTGCACGTCGCAGCGCTAGGCAGGCCGCCGCGTCGCGACTTGCAGGGCCAGCAAGCAGCGAACGCCATGACCTCGGCGAATACGGCCAGCGGCAGCGCCGCCCCGGCCGAAGCACAGCAATCGCTGCAGTCAGTATCCGCTGATGCGGTTGCGGGCAAAACCTTGCATGCCGGCGCGGTGCGTTTGGAGAATCGAAGTCTGGTTTCCGACGATCCGGTCATCCATGCATTGCTGTCGTTCGCGCAAGCCAACGAGCCGCTGCAAGCGCGGATCGCAAGCAATCCCGATGCCCCCACGAAATTGGAAATATGCGCTCACCCTGAACTTGAGGAAGCGCTTGAAGCATTCAAAAAAGCCTTCATGGTCGAGCAAGCGAATCTGCTTTCCGCTTCAGATCCTTCGGGCGCGCGCGTTTACGATGATGTCAAGGGCGACATTCATATTGCCGTGTTGCAAAAAGCCATCGAAAAAGGCGCAAGCGCATTTGGGGAAAATGCAAAGATCCACCGCCACGGCCAAGATTTGACTGCAGCACAGTTCCTGGCCTTGCATGCCCCCACCATCCGCTGCAACGACGAATTTCTGGAGATGAACGTCAAGCAACGCGTCCGCTGCGACCGCGATCTGCTGGTGCGCCTGGGCGCGCAGTCGCTGCTGCACGCCGCCACCAAGAAAGAGACGATTCCAATCGGCCTGTTGGGCAGCCTTGCCGCGAGCAGCGGACTCGGCTCGCTTTGGGAATTGAAAGCGGCGCAGGCACTGAAGGACACCTTCTTCGGAGCGCACTATTCGCCGAGCAAGCATGCGCTGCAATTGGCAGGCATCGATTCGGTACCGCCCATGCTGATCGAGACATTGGACACGATGTGCGTGCTGTCCATCATGCAGCGCATGAAAGGCGAGAGGGAACCGCTGAGCGCTTTGCTGCGCAAGGCCACCACGGCCGGCGCGATTTCCTCGGTACTTTCCTTTCCCAACAACCTGTTGCAATACGCCGGCTTCAAGTCACGGCCGGCGGACCTTGCCGCCAACGTGCTGACGACCGAAGCGGCCATCTTCGGCGCAGCCTCGGGGATTCCGCCCGAAGTGAAGGAAAACGAGGAAAACATGCGCGCGGGCCTGTTCCAGAGCATGAGAGCGGGCGTGCTCGCGGCGCCTGCCGACGCAGCCTCGGCGCGGCAAACGGTCGAGCAGATGACCAAGCATGCGCTTGAGATCGGGCCAGGCGAAAGCACTGCGGTGAAATCCATGGGCGTGGCCGCGATGGTCGGCCTGATCCCGTTGATCGCCAGCGACAAGGCGACCGGCCTGCTGTCGGAACGGGTCTTGCGCATCTTCCGCAGCACCGTCTTCAATCCGATCGAGGCAATCGCGCTCAACGCGCTTGCGCTGAGCAGCCGCGTCAACATCCCCAAGGTCTTCGATTCCCACGATACCAAGCACGCACGTGTCGCGCAGGCCATTCTCATGCGTGCCAGCCAACAGATGGATGCCGGAGAACGCACGATCAGCCCAGAAGAGTTACACGAGAAGCTCGGCCAGCAGCGTAATTTCCTGCACCGACTCGGCACAGTCATCGTCGATGGCATGAACGCGATGTTCGAATCGGTTCCGAGCGTGGTGCGCAAACTCGGCTATGGCGAGCCGCCCTTGGATGAGCGCATTCCGTATCAGGATCTGCATGTGCCGTTGCCGCCACCGCCGGCATCGCAGGCATCGCAGGCATCGCAGGCGCCTCCGGCACCGAACGCAGCGCCGATACCGCCAGTGTAGCCCTGCCCGAGACGGCAGCGAGCGCGCTGCGACGGTCACCGGCGGTTCGCCACCGGTGACCCTGCGCGGTGTGCCACGGCATGCCGGCCAAGCGAGCGGCCGCCGCCACGCCGGTCTGGCGGCCGCGTGCAGTGCGGCCGCCAGACTGCCGCGCCGGCGCCGCCATCGACGGCCGTGCGCCTGGCGCCCGCCCGCTCAGCGCAACGGCAGACCGATGTAGCTCGCCTGCTGCGGCGTGTGCCAGATGCGCTGCGTGGCCTGCTGGTAGTCGCCCGGCTTGGCGAAGTAGATGTTGGGCACGTAGGTGTGCGGGTTGCGGTCGTACAGCGGAAACAGGCTGGAGTGGGCCTGCACCATCACCCGGTGGCCGCACTGGAAGGTGTGGTTGGCGGTGGGCAGGCCGAAGCTGTACGCCAGCGGCTGGTTCGGCGCGATCGGCTTGGGCGTTTCGAAGCTCTCGCGGTAGCGACCGCGGAAGATCGCCAACGATACCGCCAGTTCGTAGCCGCCCAGTTTCGGATCGGAGGCCATTTCGTCCGGATACACGTCGATCAGTTTCACCACCCAGTCGCTGTCGCTACCGCTGGTGGAAGCCCGCAGGTGTACCTCGGGCACGCCGGCGATGCGCAGCGGCGCATCCAGCGGTGCGCTGACGAAGCTCAGCATGTCCGGGCGGCCATCGACGAACCGCTGGTCGTGCACCAGCCAGGTGGTCCACATGTCGCGGTCGCCGAACGTGACCGGGCGCGGCGCGAACGGCACCGGCTTGGCCGGGTCGGACGCGTATTCCTCGTAGTCGCCCTGCCCGGCCGTCGGCGCGTCGAACGACAGCGTGCCGCCGGCGCCCAGGTACAGCGGCTTGCTGCGCGCCGCGCAGCCCTGCGCGCAGCTGCGCGGCCAGGCCTGCAGGCGATCCAAGTGGTTCTCGCCGGTGTTGTAGATGAACACCGGCGGCGTGTCGGCCTTGGCCGCGCCATCGACCAGGTACTGGTCGAAGAACGGCTTGAGCACGTCGCGGCGGAACTGCAGCGCGGTGTCGCCGTCGAACTTCAGCGCGCCCAGCGCCGAGCCGTCGTAGTTGACCTGGCTGTGCCGCCACGGCCCCATCACCAGATAGTTTCTGTCGTTGCCGGTGTCGCGCGGCGCCATCGCCTGGTAGCTGTGGATCGGGCCCCACATGTCCTCCTGGTCCCACAGGCCCTGCAACCACATCATCGGCACCTTCAGCGGCGTGCGCGCCATCACCTTGTCCAGCGCCTGGCCCTGCCAGAACGCGTCGTAGGCCGGGTGCTCGGTGAGCTTGTGCCACCACGGCAGCTGCTCCAGGCCGGCGGCCTTGGCGTAGTCGCCGGCCGAACCGGCGCGCAGGAAATTGCTGTAGTCGTCGTGGCCGTGGCGCGGGATGCCGCTGCCCTTGCCGCGCTTGCTCAGCTGGCTGGTGAAGTAGTCGAAGCTGACCTGGCGGAAGGCGCCGTCGTTGAGCCAGTCGTCGCCCATCCAGCCGTCGATCATCGGGCTTTACGGCGCGGCCACCTTTAGCGCAGGGTGCGGGTCGGTCAGCACCATGACCACGGTGAAGCCTTCGTAGGAGGAGCCGAGCATGCCGACCTTGCCATTGGACTCGTGCACGTTCTTGACCAGCCAGTCGATGGTGTCCCAGGCGTCGGTGGCGTGGTCGACCTTGCTGCCGTTGAGCGACCCGCGCAGCGGCCAGGTCATCACGTAGTCGCCCTGCGAACCGTACTTGCCGCGGATGTCCTGGAACACGCGGATGTAGCCGCCGTCGACGAATACCTCGTCGCCCTGCGGCAACAGGTCGCGCATATGCGGCGAAGCCAGCCGGCTGGCGCGGCCGCTGGCGTCGTAGGGCGCGCGCGTCAGCAGCATCGGCGCATGCTGCGCGCCCTTGGGCAGCACGATCACCGTGTGCAGCTTGACCCCGTCGCGCATCGGGATCATCACCTCGCGCTTGACGTAGTCGTTGGCCGCGGTCGGCGCGACGAAGGCCTTGCCGGTGATGTCGGGGGTCATCGGCGCGGTCTGCGCCTGGGCGGCAGCGGCCAGCGCGGCGGTGACAACGGTGACGAGCAAGCGGGCGGCAATGGGACGCTGAGCGGCGGCAACGGCGCGCAGTGGAGTTGGCGCAGAGCAGACGATTGCGTGTGTTGTGAAACGTGTAGGGAGCTTCAGCCGCGACAACTTCCGAAGCCGGAAGGCACGCCACTGCGCTCGTCGCGACTGAAGTCGCTCCCACAAGGGCTTGCGCAGCGTAATCGCGCCACGAGGTCTTTTGCGGGAGGGACTTCAGTCCCGACTGCATGCCCGTTCGGGCACTTCACCACTTCGCTCGTCGCCGCCGTTGCTCCTACAACAACGCGCATTCCCCGTCTGCAACGGATGCGTCAATGCCGCACCTGCCCCTCGCCGCGCACCACGAAGCGCTCCACGGTCAGCGCTTCCAGGCCCATCGGGCCGTAGGCGTGCAGGCGCGTGGTGGAGATGCCGATCTCCGCGCCCAGGCCGAGTTCGCCGCCGTCGGAGAAGCGCGAGGAGGCGTTGACCATCACCACCGCCGCACGCATGGCCTGCACGAATGCCTCGGCGTTGGCCGCATCGGCAGTGGCGATGACTTCGGTGTGGTCCGAGCCGTAATGGCGGATGTGCGCGATCGCCGCGTCCAGGTCCGGCACCACCCGGATCGCCAGGATCAGGTCGAGGTATTCGGCCGCGTAATCGGCATCGCTGGCCGCGTCGATGTCCGGCAGCAGCTTGCGGCTGGCGTCGTCGCCGCGCAGGGCCACACCGCGCTGCTGCAGCGCCTGCGCCGCCAGCGGCAGGAAGCGCGCGGCGATATCGGCGTGCACCAGCAGCGTCTCCAGCGCGTTGCACGCGGCCGGGCGCGTGGTCTTGCCGTCCACCAGCAGCTTCACCGCCAGCGCCAGGTCCGCCGAGGCGTCCACGAACAGGTGGCATACGCCCTTGTAGTGCTTGATCACCGGCACCCGCGCGTGTTCGGCGACGAAGCGGATCAGGCCCTCGCCGCCGCGCGGGATCGCCAGGTCGACGATGTCGTTGAGCTGCAGCAGTTCCAGCATGGTCTCGCGGCGCAGGTCTTCGACCAGGGTCAAGGCGTCCTCGCCAATCCCGGCCTCGCGCAACGCGCGCCGCAACGCGGTGGCGATGGCAGTGTTGGAATGAATCGCTTCGGAGCCGCCGCGCAGGATCACCCCGTTGCCGGCCTTGATGCACAGCGCCGCGGCATCGGCGGTGACGTTCGGCCGCGCCTCGTAGATCATCGCGATCACGCCCAGCGGCACCCGCACCTTCTGCACGCGGATGCCGTTCGGGCGCACGTCGTCGCGGGTGACCTGGCCGACCGGATCGGGCAGCGCCGCGACCTCGCGCAACGCCGCGGCGACGCCGGCCAGGCGCTCGCCGTCCAGCGCCAGCCGGTCGAGCATGGCGTTGCCGACATTCCTGGCCCGCGCCGCTTCAAGGTCGCGCGCATTGGCGGCGAGGATCGCTTCCGCATCCGCCTCCAGCGCCGCCGCCATCGCCTCCAGCAAGGCCTGCTTGGCCGCGGAAGACAATTGCGCCAGCGCCTGCGCGGCATCGCGGCATTGCAGGGCCTGGGTTCGGATCGTGCTCATTGATGGTTCCAGTGTTGGTCGGGACCCGGGACCGGGGACCCGGAAAAGCCGCATGCGGCAGGGGGTGCCGTGTCAGCGTAGAAAAGCCCGCTGGACGGCGTTTCGTGATCCTGAAGGATATGCCGTGTGATGGGGTCTCGGCGCCGCTATGCGCCTGTTCAGGGTCCCCGGTCCCCGGTCCCCGGTCCCGGCTCCTGCACCACCACCAGATCGTCGCGGTGAATCACATTCTCCCCATAGCTATACCCCAGGATCGCTTCGATGTCGCGCGAGTGGCGGCGGGCGATGCGGCGCACGTCGGCGGCCGAGTACTGGCTGACGCCGCGCGCCAGGCAGCGATCGCCCGCGGCGTCGCGCAGGCGCACTTCGACCATGTCGCCGCGGCGGAAGTCGCCTTCGGCACCGACCACGCCGCCGGGCAGCAGCGAGGCGCCCTTGTCGGCCAGCGCGGCGGCGGCGCCGGCATCGACCAGGATCGCGCCAGGTTCCACCGGCACCTGGCGCAGCCAGTACTTGCGCGCGGCGAGGCGGGTGCGCGCCGGATGGATACGGGTGCCGCGCAGGCGGTCCTGGGCCAGGCCGCGCACCACCTCGGCGCTGCGGCCGTTGAACAGGTAGGTTTCGATGCCGGCGGCGCCGGCCTTGGCCGCGGCCTCCAGCTTGGTACGCATGCCGCCGGTGCCGACGCTGCTGCCGCTGCCGCCGGCCATCGCCAGCACCGCTGCGGTCAGCTCGGGGACGTCGTCCAGCGGCTGCGCGCGCGGGTCGCTGCGCGGATCGGCGGTATACAGGCCGTCGATGTCGGTGGCGATGAACAAGGCGTCGGCATCGACCAGCGCGGCGACGATCGCGGCGAGATTATCGTTGTCGCCGAGCTTGAGTTCGTCCACCGACACGGTGTCGTTCTCGTTGACCACCGGCAGCGCACCCAACCGCAACAGTTCGCCCAGGGTGGCACGCGCGTTGAGGTAGCGGCGGCGGTTGCGCAGGTCGTCGTGGGTCAGCAGCACCTGCGCCACCGGGCGCTCGAAGAAGCGTTGCCACAGTGCGATCAGCTGCGCCTGGCCGAGCGCGGCCAACGCCTGCCGCGCGGCGATCGCCGCGCCGGCCTCGGCGGCCCGCGGCAGGATCGCGCGGCCGGCGGCGACCGCGCCGGAGGACACGATCACCAGTTCGCGCCCGGCCGCCAGGTTGGCCGAGACGAACTGCGCCAGCCCCAGCGCGTAGCGCGGCGACAGCCCGCCACCGCCATCGGCGGCGAGCAGACTGCTGCCGACCTTGAGCACCGCGCGCCGCCATGGCGGCAGCGCCTGCTCGACGAACGCCGAAGCGGCAGCGGTCACCACGCGCATCGCGGCCACGCCCGGCTCATTGCGCGTTCCATGCATGCACGCTCAGTTCAGATGCGCCCTCGATCGCCAGCGGATCCTCGGCGACGATCGCCTGCGCCTGTTCCAGGCTGGCGACGTTCTTCAGCAGGTAGGCGCCGCCGCTGCCGTCGCCGAAACCGCCGGCCAGTTCCAGCAGCCCGCGCGCGCGCAATGCGGCGAGAAAATCGCGGTGCGGCTGGACCACCGACGGCGGAACGTCCGGCTTGCGCATCGCCATCACCAGGTACATCGTCATCCTGTTGCTCCTTGATCGATCATGTCAGCACACGGCCAGCGCGGCGGCCCGCCATTCCGGCATCGCCTGCCGCCGTCCGATCCGCACACTAGCGCGCTACAGCGGCGCGCGTTGCCGCGAAGTAGCGCAGCAGGCGCCGCATTTTGTCCTGCGCCGCAGCGTCGCCGCCATCCTCGTCCATCCAGCTGGCGTCGGCTTCGGGATGGGGACCGGTCAGCAC of Xanthomonas translucens pv. cerealis contains these proteins:
- a CDS encoding cytochrome ubiquinol oxidase subunit I, with product MIDTTVVELSRLQFAMTAMYHFLFVPLTLGLSFMIAIMESVFVMTRKEVWRRMTLFWGVLFGINFAMGVATGIVMEFQFGMNWSYYSHYVGDIFGAPLAIEGLMAFFLEATFIGLFFFGWNKLSPVKHLMVTWLMALGTNLSAVWILIANGWMQNPTGAVFNPDTMRMEVVDFMAVVFNPVAQAKFVHTVSAGYVTGAVFVMSISALFLLRGTHRDIARRSFAVAAAFGLASSLSVVVLGDESGYAANEHQKMKLAAIEAMWETEQAPADFTAFGIPNQATGKNDYAIKVPYLMGLVATRSLDTPIPGILELVGRAEHRIRGGQIAYGALERLKADRNDVQAREVFDRHWQDLGHGLLLKRYRDDILNATPEEISKAALDTVPRVLPLFWTFRVMAGLGFYLIAFFIAAMWFSCKHTFEDKRWFLTLALWSLPAPWIAIECGWFVAEYGRQPWAVEGVLPTFYAASGLALHEIVITLAGFVAIYTVLLVIEIKLMLKAIGKGPDHLPALLQPTPRPAAPIAATAAAGQR
- the cydB gene encoding cytochrome d ubiquinol oxidase subunit II, translated to MDFIALDYTTLRLIWWLLLGILLIGFAVMDGFDLGVGALLPFVAKNDAERRLVVNTIGPVWEGNQVWLVLGGGAIFAAWPPLYAVSFSGFYLAMFVILFALILRPVGFKFRGKLPSQRWRNGWDWALFIGGFIPALIMGVAVGNVLLGVPFHFDDTLRVFYTGSFFGLLMPFALLAGLLSVSMLVAHGAAMLALKTDGPVAERAARYGSVAALVACALFAVGGVWVVLGLPGYVVTSPVVTDGATNPLLKTAVLGEVGGWMRNYQAMPLTALAPMAGLLGLLLSALLLHKRRGGLAFLASGTAIAGIILTVGFAIFPFLLPSSSQPGSSLTVWDASSSRLTLWIMLLATTLFLPIIIGYTTWVYRVLKGKVSAESLDDNPNAY
- the cydX gene encoding cytochrome bd-I oxidase subunit CydX — translated: MWYFAWILGVGLASTAAILNGMWFEAREGAALEAKD
- the xopB gene encoding XopB/HopD1 family type III secretion system effector, yielding MHASPSITSSHTTPLIIQAQNAPIDVNASQHDPEQGNVGNDVHVAALGRPPRRDLQGQQAANAMTSANTASGSAAPAEAQQSLQSVSADAVAGKTLHAGAVRLENRSLVSDDPVIHALLSFAQANEPLQARIASNPDAPTKLEICAHPELEEALEAFKKAFMVEQANLLSASDPSGARVYDDVKGDIHIAVLQKAIEKGASAFGENAKIHRHGQDLTAAQFLALHAPTIRCNDEFLEMNVKQRVRCDRDLLVRLGAQSLLHAATKKETIPIGLLGSLAASSGLGSLWELKAAQALKDTFFGAHYSPSKHALQLAGIDSVPPMLIETLDTMCVLSIMQRMKGEREPLSALLRKATTAGAISSVLSFPNNLLQYAGFKSRPADLAANVLTTEAAIFGAASGIPPEVKENEENMRAGLFQSMRAGVLAAPADAASARQTVEQMTKHALEIGPGESTAVKSMGVAAMVGLIPLIASDKATGLLSERVLRIFRSTVFNPIEAIALNALALSSRVNIPKVFDSHDTKHARVAQAILMRASQQMDAGERTISPEELHEKLGQQRNFLHRLGTVIVDGMNAMFESVPSVVRKLGYGEPPLDERIPYQDLHVPLPPPPASQASQASQAPPAPNAAPIPPV
- a CDS encoding glutamate-5-semialdehyde dehydrogenase → MSTIRTQALQCRDAAQALAQLSSAAKQALLEAMAAALEADAEAILAANARDLEAARARNVGNAMLDRLALDGERLAGVAAALREVAALPDPVGQVTRDDVRPNGIRVQKVRVPLGVIAMIYEARPNVTADAAALCIKAGNGVILRGGSEAIHSNTAIATALRRALREAGIGEDALTLVEDLRRETMLELLQLNDIVDLAIPRGGEGLIRFVAEHARVPVIKHYKGVCHLFVDASADLALAVKLLVDGKTTRPAACNALETLLVHADIAARFLPLAAQALQQRGVALRGDDASRKLLPDIDAASDADYAAEYLDLILAIRVVPDLDAAIAHIRHYGSDHTEVIATADAANAEAFVQAMRAAVVMVNASSRFSDGGELGLGAEIGISTTRLHAYGPMGLEALTVERFVVRGEGQVRH
- the proB gene encoding glutamate 5-kinase translates to MRVVTAAASAFVEQALPPWRRAVLKVGSSLLAADGGGGLSPRYALGLAQFVSANLAAGRELVIVSSGAVAAGRAILPRAAEAGAAIAARQALAALGQAQLIALWQRFFERPVAQVLLTHDDLRNRRRYLNARATLGELLRLGALPVVNENDTVSVDELKLGDNDNLAAIVAALVDADALFIATDIDGLYTADPRSDPRAQPLDDVPELTAAVLAMAGGSGSSVGTGGMRTKLEAAAKAGAAGIETYLFNGRSAEVVRGLAQDRLRGTRIHPARTRLAARKYWLRQVPVEPGAILVDAGAAAALADKGASLLPGGVVGAEGDFRRGDMVEVRLRDAAGDRCLARGVSQYSAADVRRIARRHSRDIEAILGYSYGENVIHRDDLVVVQEPGPGTGDRGP
- a CDS encoding YciI family protein encodes the protein MTMYLVMAMRKPDVPPSVVQPHRDFLAALRARGLLELAGGFGDGSGGAYLLKNVASLEQAQAIVAEDPLAIEGASELSVHAWNAQ